The genomic stretch GACGGAAGTGCCGATTTGCGTTATGTGCTTGAAGTTGCCAAGACGATTGGTGCTAATATGAAGAAATATACCTTGGTCGTGACCAAGAGTACGGTGCCTGTGGGTACGGCACGAAAAGTAAAAGCGGTCATCCGAGAGGAATTGGAGAAAAGAGGGGAGTCGATAGATTTCGATGTGGCTTCTAATCCGGAATTTTTGAAAGAAGGTAATGCTATCGACGACTTTATGAGTCCGGACCGTGTAGTAGTGGGCGTAGAGTCGGAAAGGGCTAAAAAACTGATGACCAAGCTCTATAAACCTTTCATGCTGGTTAACTTCCGCGTTATTTTCATGGATATTCCTTCTGCCGAGATGACTAAATATGCGGCAAACTCCATGTTGGCCACCCGTATCAGCTTTATGAACGATATTGCCAACTTGTGCGAACTGGTGGGAGCTGATGTAAATATGGTACGTGACGGAATAGGTTCCGACAGTCGTATCGGGCGTAAGTTCTTGTATCCGGGATGCGGTTATGGTGGCTCTTGTTTCCCGAAAGATGTGAAGGCGTTGATTAAGACTGCCGAGCAGAATGGTTATTCCATGCAGGTGTTGAAAGCGGTGGAAGATGTGAACGAGAATCAGAAAGGCATTTTGTTCGAGAAACTGGTAAAGGTATTCAATGGAGATTTGAAAGGCAAAACAGTGGCTTTGTGGGGACTTGCATTCAAGCCCGGTACGGACGATATGCGTGAGGCTCCGGCTTTGGTACTTATTGAGAAATTGAAACAGTCGGGTTGCAATGTCCGCGCATACGATCCTGCTGCTATGGATGAGTCCCGCCGCCGGATAGGAGAGTCGGTTTATTATGCGCACGATATGTATGATGCGGCTCTTGATGCGGATGCGTTGATTCTGGTAACCGAGTGGAAAGAGTTCCGTCTTCCTACCTGGGGAGTAATCAAGAAGGCGATGAAACAGCCTGTAGTGCTTGACGGACGAAATATTTATGATGGTGACGAACTACAGGAAATGGGGTTTGTTTATCATTGCATCGGTCGATAAATAAAATAGAGAGAATAACCATGTACAAACGTTTTTCGATAATAATGTTGGCTGTTGCGCTGTCTTCTTGTGGAACTCCGCAACAAAAAGCATCCGCCCTGGAAGAGAACAAGGAGGCAAAATCTTTGTTGGAAGGTATATGGTTGGACGATAATACGGAAACGGCATTACTGAGGGTGAAAGGCGACACCCTGTTTTATGCAGATGCCGCTACAGCTCCCGTTGCTTTTAAAATTATAGGCGATTCGTTGATTACGTATGGTGCACGGACTAATGGTTATAAGATTGAGAAGCAGGAGGAGCATATTTTTTGGTTTCATTCGGCTGTGGGAGATGTGATACGTCTGCATAAGTCTGATACAGAGAATGATTCTCTGGCATTTATCCATACTCGGGAAATCCCTGTTTATAACGAAGTTATTAAGAAAGATTCGGTGGTGACATACGATAATGTCCGTTATCGCGGATATGTGTACATTAACCCGTCAAAGATTAAAGTAATGCGTCCGGGAGTTTCGGAGGAAGGACTTGGGGTGGATAATGTATATTATGACAATATCATACACATTTGCGTGTATGAAGGCAGGAAGAGTCTTTATGCCAAAGATATCACCAAGCAGATGTTCAAGGGGGTGGTTCCGGATGATTTCTTGCAATGGGCTATATTGTCGGATATGGATTTTATGGGCGTCGATTCTAAAGGGTATCATTATCAGGCCACGGTATGCGTACCTGACGGCGCATCTTGTTATATGGTCAATATCACTGCTGGCAAGGATGGAGGACTTGCATTCGAGTTGGTAAGGTAGTCGTGGCTATGTCATTTTTTCGTTTAGCGATTACTATTTGGTCGCTATCATGCTCTATAGAGAATACCCCGAAAAATCCTTCAAAAGCTTCAGTCTGCTCGCAAATGCCCTGCCTGTCGGTATTCCGGCTGAAGGATTGGGCTCGGGAATTCTTCAGCTGGAGATTGGAATCCTTCAGGCGGATTGGTGGTTCTTCCGATTCTTGGGGAATCGGTTTTCCTGAAGGATATTTTTCGGCTGAAACATTTCACAATGCATATCCTTCAGTCGGAATGCCGATGGGCAGGGCGTTTGCGGAATAGCTGAAAGATCTGAAGGAAAAATAAGGTGTTTCGGCATGTAGATGCCGTTATGGAAGAAACAACAGGTCAAATTTTAAAAAGCTCTTGTTCTTTCAATGAAAACGTCTTGTTCTTTTTTTTAAAGACCTTGTTCTTTTCTGAAAGGAACAAGACGTTTGAAAGGTTAGTAACGTGCATACCGGAAGGTTAGTAACGTGTCACCTCATACGTTACTAATGTGTGGGTTGTAAGGTTAGTAATGTTACAGGTGAAAGATTATATATCCTACAAGCAATACATATAATGGATGTTTGTGATTGCCCCGCATCTATTTTGCAGAGAGCCATGAAGTGACTTTCTTCATAAAATAAAATTGGAGGAAAACAAGTCCGTCTTCCTCCAATGATTTTTAGATATCATCTCTTCCGTCTATTCTTTTGGGGTGTTTCTTCTATTATTGGCACTGGGCGTACCGTTCTTTTTCCCCTTATAATTGCCTTGTTTTCTGGAACTGCCACCTTTGTGATTGCTACGACCGGCGCCACTTCGCGGGTTGTATTCGGGCGCTTCTCCCAATTCCTCGGGAACCGGGATTTTATAGATATTCCTACCCAAGAAATTTTCAATAGCTTTGAATTGGGTCTGCTCTTTCTCACTGACAAAAGTAATGGCGCAACCATCATGGTTGGCACGAGCTGTACGGCCGATGCGGTGTACATAATCCTCGCTGTCATGTGGTACATCGTAGTTGATTACCAAACGAATATCGTCAATGTCTATTCCTCGCGAAACAATATCGGTAGCAATCAGGATATTGATTCTGCCACTTTTGAATTCACGCATAATCTGTTCCCGCTGGGACTGCTCCAAGTCTGAATGCATTTCACCTACGTTCAGTTTCATCCGCTTGAATGCTTGTGTCACCTCCTTTACTTTCAATTTGGAAGAGGCAAAGATAATGACCCGTTCAGGTGTTTGATCCTGGAACAGGGATTGAATAATTCCCAATTTCTGGCGTTCATAACAGATATAAGCCGTTTGGATAATCTTTTCCGCAGGTTTTGAGACCGCTAATTTTATTTCTACCGGATTGTTTAAGATCGTTTTTGCCAATTGTTGTATTTTAGCCGGCATAGTGGCCGAGAACATGATGGTCTGACGTTCTTTCGGCAGATATTTCACTATTTGCATAATGTCATCCGAGAATCCCATATCCAGCATACGGTCCGCTTCATCAAGAATAAAGAAAGAAACTTTAGACAAGTCTACGTAACCTAGGCTGAGATGACTTATCAGACGTCCCGGAGTAGCAATGACTACATCGGCCCCCAAAGTTAAACCTTTCTTTTCTTGCTCGAAGCGCACACCATCGTTTCCTCCGTAAACAGCTACGCTGGATGCCGGTAGAAAATAAGAGAAACCTTCCATTTGCTGGTCTATCTGTTGCGCTAATTCGCGTGTGGGTGACATGATCACACAATTGATGGCATCTTCCGGATATCCGCCTTTGCTTAATTGATTAAGAACGGGCAAAAGGTATGCGGCAGTCTTGCCGGTTCCGGTCTGTGCCACTCCGATCAAATCTTTTCCTTCAAGAATGACCGGTATGGTATGTTCTTGTACAGGAGTGCATTCTTCAAATCTCATGGCATCTAATGCCTGAAGCACCCCTTCTTCTAAATTTAGTTCTGAAAATTTCATATATATAGTTACTTCTTTCTTTAGAGTTTGCCGCGTTCTTCCAGGTAAGAGTCCTTGAAACCTAGGAAATAGAGGACGCCGTCCAATCCGATCGTATTAATGGACTGTTGTGCGTTAGCCACTACTTTGGGTTTTGCATGGAATGCTATACCCAGGCCGGCTTCGGACAACATGGGTAAGTCATTCGCTCCATCTCCTACAGCAATAGTTTGTGCTATGTCCACACGTTCTACTTGAGCGATCAGTTTCAGCAGTTCGGCTTTACGTTTTCCGTCAACTACATCTCCCAGATATCTTCCGGTTAATTTGCCATTTACTATTTCCAGTTCATTGGCATATACGTAATCTATGCCGAATTTATCTTTCAGATAATTACCAAAATAGGTGAATCCACCGGATAGGATGGCTATTTTGTAACCATATCTTTTCAACACGAACATTAGACGTTCCACACCTTCGGTGATGGGAAGGTTTTCTGCGATTTCTTTCATTACGCTTTCATCCAGTCCTTTCAGCAAAGCCACCCGTTCTGTGAAGCTTTCTATGAAATCAATTTCTCCACGCATAGCTCGTTCTGTGATTTCTCGTACTTGGTCACCCACACCGGCGCGTTCGGCTAATTCATCTATACACTCTGTCTGTATCAATGTGGAATCCATATCGAAACAAATCAAGCGTCGCATACGTCGGTACATATTGTCCAGTTGGAAAGAAAAGTCCATTTCCAGGTCACTGCTCAGTTTCATTAACGCCTGTTGCATTTCTTCCCGTTGGTGGGGGGTGCCACGGACGGAGAATTCGATACAAGCCCGTACATTCGCTTTCCGCTCATCCAATGGAATACGCCCTGTAAGACGTTTGATAGCATCAATATTTAAACCTTGTTCCGCTAATATTCCTGTGACTGCTGCGATTTGTTTGGCTGTCAGCTTGCGTCCCAGTAAAGTCAGGATGTACCGGTTCTTGCCTTGCATATTTACCCATTCCTCATATTCTTCCACAGTAACGGGATAGAAACGGATATTGATGCCTAATGCGGAAGCTTTAAATAGCAACTCTTTCATGATATTACCTGAATCTTTTTCCTGGCTTTTGAATAAAATGCCTAATGACAGGGTGCTATGAATATCGGCCTGGCCAATATCCAAAATGGTAACATCATACTTTGACAAAATCTCCGTAATGGAAGCGGTTAATCCCGGCCGATCAAGACCGGTAATTCTGATTAAAATAAGTTCAGTATTATTATTCATACTTTGTGGTTGCTATTTACATATTGCAAAAGTACGTAAATAAATCCTTATCAGCTATATTTTCTGCATTCTTTTTTCTCGATGAAAAGGATGATTTTATGCTATATAACATATTTTTTGAGAAAAAATCTTGGAGTTGATTTCAAAACTCCTTACCTTTGTCGCAGATTTCTAATTTAAATGGTATTGATTATCAGTACTAAAGATAATGTTCCGGGTGGAAATCACTGTTTAAGGGCAGTCTCGGATAGTATTAACTAAGATCGAATTACATGATTAAAAATGTAAAGTGGATTTTTGTTGTATTAATTATTAGTTCCTTGATTTCATTCTCTTTTGTAGGGAAAAACACGCCGACAGAAGGCTTGACCATAGGAGACAAGGCTCCTACATTTACTATCTGTGGCGAAAAGCAGTTGATTGACTTGAAGGATTTAAGAGGTAAATATGTACTGCTAAGTTTTTGGGCCAGCTATGATGCTCTGTCAAGGATGCAGAATGCTACTTTGAATCATGCCATCGCGCAGGCCGACAATGTAGAAATGGTTTCCGTTTCATTTGATGAATACAAGTCGATATTTAACGAAACCATTAAAAAAGACCAGATATCAACTTCTAATTGTTTTGTGGAATTGGCTGGTGTTTCATCGGATCTATATCAGACTTATCGCTTGAAAAGAGGCTTTAAGAACTTTTTGTTAGATGAAAATGGCGTTATTGTTGCCAAGGATATCACCGTATCCGAACTCTCTTCTTATTTGAATTGAGAGAACATTTCCGAAAGGAAGAAAAATACAACAAAAATAATTACCGTGGATTCTCAATGGAATCTACGGTTTTTTTTGCTATATGGTATTTTATTGACTTACATCATTTATCATTCACAATCAAATGCTTACCTTTACGGCGGATAAATAAAAAGGTTATGAAACAGATTAAGAATATTGTGTTTGATTTCGGCGGGGTTATCATTAGCTTTGACCGTGAACAGGCTGTAAAGGCGTTTGAGCGGATAGGAGTGAGGGAAGCGGACAGTTTATTAGGGAAATACCATCAGCAGGGGATTTTTCAGGAAGTAGAAAATGGGAACATGGACGCTGAAACTTTCCGCTGTGAATTGAGTAAAATTTGTGGGAAAGAATTGACTTATCAAGATGTGGAAAATGGGTGGAAAGGATTTGTTACGGACGTGCCGCAATATAAATTGGATTACTTGAATGAGCTTCGTAAGAAGTACAAGGTATATATATTGAGCAACACCAATCCTTATGTGATGGGATGGGCGAGGAGTAATGCATTTACTTCTGCGGGAAAGCCATTGGACGCTTATGTTGATAAGATTTACACTTCCTACGAAGCCGGTTCCACCAAGCCGGATCCTGGCATCTTTAACTATATGATAAAAGATAGTAAACTGAATCCGGCTGAAACAATATTTGTAGATGACGGTGCGGCCAATATTGTTATTGGTAAAGAACTGGGCTTTATTACGATGCAACCGGAGAACGGCGAGGATTGGCGTCAAAAACTAGAAAAGCTCCTATAATTATTTAGGAGCTTTTCTGTATAAATAGATAGCAATAAATGTGTAAAGTATATTAGGAATCCATACCGCTATAATAGGAGGGGTGTTTCCGTTGACAGCAAAGGTTGCTGACACTGTTTGGAACAAAATGTATGAAAAGCTAAGTGCTAACCCTACTCCTAAATGCAGTCCCATTCCTCCTTTCATTTTTCTGGATGATAAGGAAACACCAATGGTTGTCAAGATAAAAGCGGCAAAGGACATGGCTATACGTTGGTAATATTCAATTTCAAATTCCTTTATGTTGGCGAACCCGCGTCTTTTCTGCTTGTCTATATATTCTTTCAGTTCAGGGCTTGTCATGGTTTGTTGCTGCCCTTTCATAATCAGGAAATCTTGAGGCTCCATTTTAATGATCGTATCCAAACGGTCACCACGAGTGATTTTTTCACGCATACCTTCCATCTCACGTATCATATAGTTCTTGATTGTCCATTTGTGTACAGATGCTGTATCATAAGTGACACTTCGGGCAGTAAGGTGGGCAACTAGTTTCTTGTCATCAAACTTGTCTAAGGAGAAGCGGTATCCCGTTTTATTATAATTTTCATAACGTTCTATG from Phocaeicola dorei encodes the following:
- a CDS encoding HAD family hydrolase encodes the protein MKQIKNIVFDFGGVIISFDREQAVKAFERIGVREADSLLGKYHQQGIFQEVENGNMDAETFRCELSKICGKELTYQDVENGWKGFVTDVPQYKLDYLNELRKKYKVYILSNTNPYVMGWARSNAFTSAGKPLDAYVDKIYTSYEAGSTKPDPGIFNYMIKDSKLNPAETIFVDDGAANIVIGKELGFITMQPENGEDWRQKLEKLL
- a CDS encoding DEAD/DEAH box helicase; this encodes MKFSELNLEEGVLQALDAMRFEECTPVQEHTIPVILEGKDLIGVAQTGTGKTAAYLLPVLNQLSKGGYPEDAINCVIMSPTRELAQQIDQQMEGFSYFLPASSVAVYGGNDGVRFEQEKKGLTLGADVVIATPGRLISHLSLGYVDLSKVSFFILDEADRMLDMGFSDDIMQIVKYLPKERQTIMFSATMPAKIQQLAKTILNNPVEIKLAVSKPAEKIIQTAYICYERQKLGIIQSLFQDQTPERVIIFASSKLKVKEVTQAFKRMKLNVGEMHSDLEQSQREQIMREFKSGRINILIATDIVSRGIDIDDIRLVINYDVPHDSEDYVHRIGRTARANHDGCAITFVSEKEQTQFKAIENFLGRNIYKIPVPEELGEAPEYNPRSGAGRSNHKGGSSRKQGNYKGKKNGTPSANNRRNTPKE
- a CDS encoding DUF4738 domain-containing protein; this translates as MYKRFSIIMLAVALSSCGTPQQKASALEENKEAKSLLEGIWLDDNTETALLRVKGDTLFYADAATAPVAFKIIGDSLITYGARTNGYKIEKQEEHIFWFHSAVGDVIRLHKSDTENDSLAFIHTREIPVYNEVIKKDSVVTYDNVRYRGYVYINPSKIKVMRPGVSEEGLGVDNVYYDNIIHICVYEGRKSLYAKDITKQMFKGVVPDDFLQWAILSDMDFMGVDSKGYHYQATVCVPDGASCYMVNITAGKDGGLAFELVR
- a CDS encoding UDP-glucose dehydrogenase family protein, which encodes MNIAIVGTGYVGLVTGTCFAETGVDVTCVDVNADKIANLQQGIIPIYEPGLEDMVLRNVKAGRLHFTTSLESCLDNVDIVFSAVGTPPDEDGSADLRYVLEVAKTIGANMKKYTLVVTKSTVPVGTARKVKAVIREELEKRGESIDFDVASNPEFLKEGNAIDDFMSPDRVVVGVESERAKKLMTKLYKPFMLVNFRVIFMDIPSAEMTKYAANSMLATRISFMNDIANLCELVGADVNMVRDGIGSDSRIGRKFLYPGCGYGGSCFPKDVKALIKTAEQNGYSMQVLKAVEDVNENQKGILFEKLVKVFNGDLKGKTVALWGLAFKPGTDDMREAPALVLIEKLKQSGCNVRAYDPAAMDESRRRIGESVYYAHDMYDAALDADALILVTEWKEFRLPTWGVIKKAMKQPVVLDGRNIYDGDELQEMGFVYHCIGR
- a CDS encoding LptF/LptG family permease, encoding MKNWFKTNTDSSPKDKKWWKPNISWLKLDKWVKRLDIYIIKKFLGTYFFAIALIISIAVVFDVNENIDRFINNKAPLKAIVFDYYMNFIPYFSNLFSPLFVFIAVIFFTSKLAENSEIIAMFSTGMSFKRMMRPYMISAAIISVVTFGLGAYVIPKGNVTRLDFEDRYKKKKKQEYVRNVQLEVDSGVIAYIERYENYNKTGYRFSLDKFDDKKLVAHLTARSVTYDTASVHKWTIKNYMIREMEGMREKITRGDRLDTIIKMEPQDFLIMKGQQQTMTSPELKEYIDKQKRRGFANIKEFEIEYYQRIAMSFAAFILTTIGVSLSSRKMKGGMGLHLGVGLALSFSYILFQTVSATFAVNGNTPPIIAVWIPNILYTFIAIYLYRKAPK
- a CDS encoding TlpA family protein disulfide reductase, giving the protein MIKNVKWIFVVLIISSLISFSFVGKNTPTEGLTIGDKAPTFTICGEKQLIDLKDLRGKYVLLSFWASYDALSRMQNATLNHAIAQADNVEMVSVSFDEYKSIFNETIKKDQISTSNCFVELAGVSSDLYQTYRLKRGFKNFLLDENGVIVAKDITVSELSSYLN
- the serB gene encoding phosphoserine phosphatase SerB; amino-acid sequence: MNNNTELILIRITGLDRPGLTASITEILSKYDVTILDIGQADIHSTLSLGILFKSQEKDSGNIMKELLFKASALGINIRFYPVTVEEYEEWVNMQGKNRYILTLLGRKLTAKQIAAVTGILAEQGLNIDAIKRLTGRIPLDERKANVRACIEFSVRGTPHQREEMQQALMKLSSDLEMDFSFQLDNMYRRMRRLICFDMDSTLIQTECIDELAERAGVGDQVREITERAMRGEIDFIESFTERVALLKGLDESVMKEIAENLPITEGVERLMFVLKRYGYKIAILSGGFTYFGNYLKDKFGIDYVYANELEIVNGKLTGRYLGDVVDGKRKAELLKLIAQVERVDIAQTIAVGDGANDLPMLSEAGLGIAFHAKPKVVANAQQSINTIGLDGVLYFLGFKDSYLEERGKL